The Candidatus Binatus sp. genome has a window encoding:
- a CDS encoding rod shape-determining protein — MINSIFGWFSDDLAIDLGTANTLIYVKGKGIVCNEPSVVAVQRNSRGSRRVLAIGSEAKKMLGRTPASIVAIRPLRDGVIADFEITENMLRYFIRKIHPGKTLVRPRPRIVIGVPGGITAVEKRAVRESAESAGAREVYLIEEPMAAAIGAGLPITEPTGNMIVDIGGGTTEVAVISLAGVVFTRSVRVGGDKMDEAIIHHIQRKYNLLIGERTAELIKITIGSAYPGNEIQTMEIKGRDLVAGVPKTIEITDEEIREALMEPVRQVVESVRIALERTPPELASDIVDKGIVLAGGGALLRNLDVLLREETGLPVTLADDPLTAVVMGAGKVLDELSLLRAVTLD, encoded by the coding sequence ATCATCAATTCAATTTTTGGCTGGTTCTCCGATGATCTCGCGATCGATCTCGGCACCGCCAACACCCTGATTTACGTCAAGGGCAAAGGGATCGTTTGCAACGAGCCTTCGGTGGTCGCGGTGCAAAGGAACTCGCGCGGCTCGCGGCGAGTGTTGGCGATCGGTTCCGAGGCGAAAAAGATGCTCGGGCGCACGCCCGCCTCGATCGTCGCGATTCGGCCGCTTAGGGACGGCGTGATCGCCGACTTCGAGATCACCGAGAACATGCTCCGCTACTTCATCCGGAAGATTCACCCGGGCAAGACCCTGGTGCGTCCGCGCCCGCGAATCGTCATCGGCGTGCCCGGCGGGATCACCGCGGTCGAAAAGCGCGCGGTGCGCGAGTCGGCGGAGTCGGCGGGCGCGCGCGAAGTCTATCTGATCGAGGAGCCGATGGCGGCGGCGATTGGCGCGGGCCTTCCGATCACGGAGCCGACTGGCAATATGATCGTCGATATCGGCGGCGGCACCACCGAAGTCGCGGTGATCTCGCTGGCCGGCGTCGTCTTCACGCGCTCGGTGCGCGTCGGGGGCGACAAAATGGATGAAGCGATCATCCATCACATCCAGCGCAAGTACAACTTGCTGATCGGCGAGCGCACCGCTGAACTGATCAAGATCACGATCGGATCGGCCTACCCCGGCAACGAAATCCAGACCATGGAGATCAAGGGACGCGACCTGGTCGCCGGAGTGCCGAAGACAATCGAGATCACCGACGAGGAAATTCGCGAGGCGCTGATGGAACCGGTGCGCCAGGTGGTCGAATCGGTGCGAATCGCGCTCGAACGCACTCCCCCGGAGCTCGCCTCCGACATCGTGGACAAGGGAATCGTGCTGGCCGGCGGTGGCGCGCTGCTGCGCAACCTCGACGTTCTGCTCCGCGAAGAAACGGGGCTGCCGGTCACGCTGGCAGACGATCCGCTGACGGCGGTCGTGATGGGCGCGGGGAAGGTGCTGGACGAACTGTCGCTGCTGCGCGCCGTGACCCTTGACTGA
- a CDS encoding tetratricopeptide repeat protein: MLHRNSLLATAVLIGAAIAQSAAAGEVPLYSGLGAVHHPVTTSSPLAQKYFDQGLAFTYGFNHDEAELSFEQAAKLDPKMAMAPWGIALVLGPNYNLPEDAQRGRKAYDAVRRARSLEANATPEERDLIEVLMNRYGSDGNGSPALDEAYANAMRTVAHRYPDDLDVQTLFAESLMDLHPWQLWSLDGKPGPNTLEIVATLEEVLKRDPNHLGANHYYIHAIEASPNPSRAMASADRLAALAPGAGHLVHMPSHIYIRTGRFHDSAATNENAIKVDDAFLGKTGEGGVYRLMYRTHNIQFLCYSQMMEGRSVDALKTAHLLETRVPPDAVRSMPMAEFLVPMPYMVEARFSKWDAILREPQPPEGLPYTSAIWHYARGLAYAGQGKLAAAAKEQRALDAIVAAIPPDRPLGNGNTAKKTTALSAKVLAGEIASAKNDHKLAEQDFAEAVAMQDALAYEEPPLWYFPVRERLGAELFAQGQPQSAEAIYRADLKVNPGNPRSLYGLSQCLEAEGKKDEAAKYKAQFKDAWRYADIELEPLRVAASASHGETDQASADGR, encoded by the coding sequence ATGCTGCATCGAAACTCTCTGCTCGCGACAGCAGTGCTCATCGGCGCGGCGATTGCCCAGTCGGCTGCGGCTGGGGAGGTACCGCTCTATTCCGGTCTCGGCGCAGTGCATCATCCAGTCACGACCAGTTCGCCGCTCGCGCAGAAGTATTTCGATCAGGGGCTGGCGTTCACCTACGGCTTTAACCACGACGAGGCCGAGCTCTCGTTCGAGCAGGCCGCGAAGCTCGACCCGAAGATGGCCATGGCGCCGTGGGGAATCGCGCTGGTGCTCGGGCCAAACTACAACCTGCCCGAAGACGCGCAGCGCGGTCGGAAAGCTTACGATGCGGTGCGCCGCGCCCGTTCCCTAGAGGCCAACGCGACGCCCGAGGAGCGCGACCTGATCGAGGTGCTGATGAATCGCTACGGCAGCGACGGAAACGGCTCACCGGCGCTCGATGAAGCATACGCGAATGCGATGCGCACGGTCGCGCATCGGTATCCCGACGATCTCGACGTCCAGACGCTGTTTGCCGAATCGTTGATGGACCTGCACCCGTGGCAACTCTGGAGTCTCGACGGCAAGCCGGGTCCCAACACGCTGGAGATTGTCGCGACGCTCGAGGAAGTGCTGAAAAGAGATCCCAACCACCTGGGGGCGAATCACTACTACATTCACGCCATCGAGGCGTCGCCGAATCCGTCGCGCGCGATGGCAAGCGCCGACCGGCTCGCCGCACTCGCGCCCGGCGCCGGCCATCTGGTCCACATGCCCTCGCACATCTACATCCGCACCGGACGTTTCCATGACTCAGCCGCGACCAACGAAAACGCTATCAAGGTTGATGACGCCTTCCTCGGAAAGACCGGGGAGGGCGGCGTTTATCGATTGATGTACCGCACCCACAACATCCAGTTCCTCTGCTACTCGCAGATGATGGAGGGGCGCAGCGTCGATGCGCTGAAGACCGCGCACCTGCTGGAGACGCGAGTGCCGCCCGACGCCGTTCGCTCGATGCCGATGGCCGAGTTCCTGGTTCCGATGCCCTACATGGTCGAGGCTCGCTTCTCGAAGTGGGACGCGATTCTGCGGGAGCCGCAGCCGCCGGAAGGCCTGCCTTATACGAGCGCCATCTGGCACTACGCGCGCGGACTGGCGTATGCCGGGCAAGGTAAGTTGGCCGCTGCGGCGAAGGAGCAGCGTGCCCTCGATGCGATCGTCGCGGCGATTCCTCCCGACCGCCCGCTCGGTAACGGCAACACCGCGAAGAAGACGACAGCTCTCTCAGCCAAAGTGCTGGCCGGCGAGATCGCGTCTGCGAAGAATGACCACAAGCTTGCCGAGCAGGACTTCGCCGAGGCGGTCGCGATGCAGGATGCGCTGGCCTATGAAGAGCCGCCGCTGTGGTACTTCCCGGTGCGCGAGCGGCTGGGAGCCGAGTTGTTCGCGCAAGGGCAGCCGCAGTCGGCGGAGGCAATCTATCGCGCCGATCTGAAGGTCAACCCTGGCAATCCGCGATCGCTTTATGGACTCTCGCAATGTCTCGAAGCCGAAGGCAAGAAGGACGAGGCCGCAAAGTACAAGGCGCAGTTCAAGGACGCCTGGCGCTACGCCGATATCGAGCTTGAACCTCTGCGTGTCGCGGCCAGTGCGTCCCACGGCGAAACAGATCAAGCGTCGGCGGACGGACGCTGA